The Fusarium keratoplasticum isolate Fu6.1 chromosome 8, whole genome shotgun sequence genome includes a region encoding these proteins:
- a CDS encoding PKS-ER domain-containing protein: MCRSPPNNEKNFDFSLGKHLPACSNALQLSTQLLGSHLLPPPSISPHCVAIKSLFALPAMATAARVSRSILLRSSLPALSGATRITPLRRLQPSPFTLRYLSTMKALIYNGSNAVALQDRPKPEVKSSTDAVIKVLKTTICGTDLHIRKGDVATCTPGRVLGHEGVGIVESTGSAVGRFKKGDKVLISCISSCATCEYCRKGMYSHCVSGGWILGNTIDGTQAEYVRVPHADSSLHPVPEGADESSLVMLSDIFPTGLECGVLNSKVQPGSTVAVVGSGPIGLAAIITAQMYSPSKIIAIDTDAGRLEVAKKFGATEVIDNSKGDAVAQVKALTDGKGCDSVIEAVGIPATFDLCQELLAAGGVLANVGVHGTKVDLQLQNLWDKNISITTRLVDTVTTPMLLKLVQSGKLQPSQLITHRFKLSEMEKAYETFGEAAKHGALKVLIDVD; this comes from the exons ATGTGCCGGAGCCCACCCAACAACGAGAAGAATTTTGACTTTTCACTGGGAAAGCATCTTCCCGCATGCAGCAATGCGCTGCAATTATCGACTCAGCTCCTCGGTTCACATTTATTACCGcccccctccatctccccGCATTGCGTTGCTATAAAGTCATTGTTTGCTCTCCCAGCCATGGCGACTGCTGCACGAGTTTCCAGGTCTATCCTGCTCAGATCATCCCTTCCCGCGCTATCCGGTGCCACTAGAATCACTCCACTGCGACGACTACAGCCCAGCCCATTCACCTTGAGATATCTGTCCACCATGAAGGCCCTCATCTACAATGGAAGCAATGCCGTGGCTCTGCAGGACAGACCCAAGCCTGAGGTCAAGTCTTCCACCGATGCCGTCATCAAAGTCCTCAAGACGACCATCTGCGGCACAGATCTTCACATCCGCAAGGGCGACGTTGCTACCTGTACACCCGGCCGTGTTCTAGGCCATGAAGGAGTTGGCATCGTTGAGTCGACTGGATCTGCCGTGGGACGCTTCAAGAAGGGTGACAAGGTCCTCATCTCGTGCATTTCGAGCTGCGCGACCTGTGAATACTGCCGCAAGGGCATGTACAGCCACTGCGTCTCTGGCGGTTGGATTCTTGGCAACACCATTGACGGCACTCAAGCCGAGTATGTCCGCGTTCCTCACGCCGACTCGAGTCTCCACCCAGTCCCCGAGGGCGCAGATGAGTCCTCGCTGGTGATGCTCAGCGACATTTTCCCCACTGGTCTCGAATGCGGTGTCCTCAACAGCAAGGTCCAACCAGGCAGCACAGTTGCTGTGGTTGGATCTGGACCTATCGGTCTAgcagccatcatcacggcTCAAATGTATTCTCCATCCAAGATCATCGCCATTGACACAGACGCTGGAAGACTcgaggtggccaagaagttTGGCGCTACTGAAGTCATCGACAACTCCAAGGGAGACGCCGTGGCTCAGGTCAAGGCTCTGACAGACGGAAAGGGATGTGACTCCGTAATTGAAGCTGTTGGTATCCCGGCGACTTTCGATCTCTGCCAGGAACTCCTTGCTGCTGGCGGTGTCTTGGCCAATGTGGGTGTTCACGGCACCAAGGTGGACCTTCAACTCCAGAACCTTTGGGATAAGAACATTT CCATCACTACTCGACTGGTCGACACCGTCACCACCCCCATGCTGCTCAAGCTAGTCCAGTCCGGCAAGCTTCAGCCCTCGCAGCTCATCACCCACC GGTTCAAGCTCAGCGAGATGGAAAAGGCCTACGAGACCTTCGGCGAAGCTGCCAAGCATGGTGCCCTGAAGGTGCTTATTGATGTCGACTAA
- a CDS encoding Zn(2)-C6 fungal-type domain-containing protein → MTVTTPVKPKFKRAFSHKTHMVPRIRRVKCDEEKPTCRRCINDKFKCDGYAMPPKRKNAKSKAKAEQRLAQQTKLPLAISEAMFLTDWERFYFHHFLHWTAKQLLTSPDSSNFWLRYAFPLAHHCEAVRYSMVAVGASHRLFMARSAAHLKPFELERIAIRQYNKAIAVITPSMSADSVYNRHCILICCLLFVSVEGLMGRYDDLLRHLRSGNQLLSSSLNGFTPDGDAVNEKLVDMFSRLSTESSNFCRKNIASGVSLWYQANANPNMMSAHPFRDLDEASYELQRLSVRRTDNAWYSRVECEDDDTDDVESENRLAMIHENFAAWNSRFEAMTCLNQANLPVESSSQLRNLCLAQQFWKLTSAVLAPDEPISGPISDPTFFYDFMAAATSAAEPLIAMNQPTFSLDGDLISGLNFVAALAIHPSVADVKIQALDLLRRLNRREGVWDSRDVVRLYELMAAADEES, encoded by the exons ATGACCGTTACCACGCCCGTCAAGCCCAAATTCAAGCGGGCTTTCAGTCACAAG ACTCACATGGTACCCAGGATCCGACGTGTGAAATGTGACGAAGAAAAACCCACCTGTCGCCGCTGCATCAACGACAAGTTCAAATGCGACGGCTACGCAATGCCACCAAAACGAAAGAACGCGaagtccaaggccaaggcagagCAAAGACTGGCTCAACAGACCAAGCTTCCCCTGGCCATCAGCGAAGCCATGTTCTTGACGGACTGGGAGAGATTCTACTTCCATCACTTCCTGCACTGGACGGCAAAGCAGCTCTTGACCTCTCCGGATTCGTCCAATTTTTGGCTTCGCTATGCTTTTCCGCTAGCTCACCACTGCGAGGCCGTAAGATACAGCATGGTTGCTGTTGGGGCGTCCCATCGGCTGTTCATGGCTCGGTCAGCAGCTCACCTAAAACCTTTCGAGCTCGAACGCATCGCCATTCGCCAGTATAACAAGGCCATTGCGGTAATCACGCCGTCCATGTCTGCCGATTCCGTTTATAACAGGCACTGCATCCTGATATGCTGTCTGCTCTTCGTTTCTGTCGAGGGACTAATGGGTCGATACGACGACTTGCTTCGACACCTCCGATCCGGCAACCAGTTATTATCTTCGTCTCTCAACGGCTTTACACCTGACGGGGATGCGGTGAACGAGAAACTCGTCGACATGTTTTCACGCCTTAGCACCGAATCATCCAATTTTTGCCGAAAGAACATTGCCTCAGGGGTATCACTGTGGTATCAAGCCAACGCCAACCCGAACATGATGTCCGCTCACCCATTCCGAGACCTGGACGAAGCCTCGTACGAACTACAGAGGCTCAGTGTTCGACGAACCGACAATGCTTGGTATAGTCGAGTTGAATGTGAAGACGATGATACAGACGACGTCGAAAGCGAGAATAGACTGGCTATGATACACGAGAATTTTGCTGCATGGAATTCTCGTTTTGAAGCCATGACATGCCTCAACCAAGCTAATCTCCCGGTCGAGAGCAGTTCGCAGCTACGCAATCTCTGCCTAGCACAGCAGTTCTGGAAGTTGACCAGTGCCGTCCTGGCCCCAGACGAGCCCATCTCAGGGCCCATCTCAGATCCCACCTTCTTCTACGACTTCATGGCCGCAGCCACAAGTGCAGCCGAGCCGCTCATTGCAATGAACCAGCCTACATTTTCCTTAGATGGAGACCTAATCTCAGGCTTGAATTTTGTCGCTGCGTTGGCGATCCACCCTTCGGTCGCTGATGTCAAGATTCAGGCGCTTGACTTGTTGCGCAGATTGAATCGGAGGGAAGGAGTCTGGGATAGCAGAGATGTAGTGAGGCTCTATGAGTTGATGGCAgctgctgatgaggagagctGA
- a CDS encoding Amine oxidase encodes MSTPHPLSQLSISETTTARDVVRRSHPGTVLNFRVIFLLEPPKADVEAFLDLEHSGKLTAESPRPPRLAQAWYDVIGNTRIPQYHETIVDLTKAEIVDQKVIDPKSKPSLSMWEFDKVIKCVETSPAVKEKIDELRLPEGFEVVVEPWPYGAPDAGDDDERVFQALLFAQDKRSGNPDSNFYAYPLPIIPIMNYNTGEIIRIDMPATGGGDDPLTGRTNFGGIIDHCDTAEYVPELLPDGTRQDLKPLTIVQPYGPSFRVDDNLVRWQKWQFRVTFNPREGAVLHDLRYEGRSVLYRLAVSEMTVPYADPRTPYHRKQAFDFGDGGLGNAVNNLTLGCDCLGVIKYFDGVLVDNEGNATATKNVICLHEQDNGINWKHTNWRTGRAVVTRRRELVVQFIITLANYEYVFNFKLDQAAGIVVEARATGIVSVVNLDLGKTAPWGNVVNPGVLAQNHQHVFCVRIDPAIDGNNNTVVQEESLPVAMDPKTNPYGNLYEVRKTPIAKSGGFDVEPLNNRVFKVQNTEKINPISGRPVGYKLVTPATQKLLADPRSVQAKRALFTQHHLWVTKYKDEELYAAGRYTHLGKNETGGVTDAAARNDDVLNEDVVLWSCFGLTHNPRVEDWPVMPVEILQVSLTPSDFFTQNPAIDVPSDKDLGSQSADGCCREPRL; translated from the exons ATGTCCACCCCGCATCCCCTCTCTCAGCTGAGCATCAGCGAAACCACAACAGCCCGCGATGTGGTTCGTCGCTCTCATCCAGGAACCGTCCTGAACTTTCGAGTTATCTTCCTTCTCGAGCCCCCGAAAGCCGATGTTGAGGCCTTTCTGGACCTTGAGCACTCTGGCAAGCTTACCGCTGAGTCGCCACGTCCACCAAGATTGGCCCAGGCTTGGTACGATGTCATTGGCAACACACGTATCCCGCAGTATCATGAAACAATTGTCGATTtgaccaaggccgagattgTCGACCAAAAGGTCATTGATCCCAAGAGCAAGCCCAGTCTCTCCAT GTGGGAGTTTGACAAGGTAATCAAGTGCGTCGAGACATCACCAGCCGTCAAAGAAAAGATCGATGAGCTGCGTCTCCCCGAAGGATTTGAAGTTGTCGTCGAGCCTTGGCCATACGGAGCCCCAGATGcaggcgatgacgatgagcgTGTCTTCCAAGCCCTCCTCTTCGCCCAGGACAAGAGGAGCGGAAATCCAGATTCCAACTTCTACGCTTACCCGCTACCCATCATCCCAATCATGAACTACAACACCGGAGAAATCATCCGCATCGACATGCCCGCCACCGGCGGAGGAGATGACCCTCTGACTGGCCGGACCAACTTTGGAGGCATCATCGATCACTGCGACACGGCGGAATACGTCCCAGAGCTTCTCCCCGACGGTACGAGACAGGATCTCAAGCCTCTTACTATCGTGCAGCCGTATGGGCCTAGCTTCAGGGTTGACGACAACCTCGTGCGGTGGCAAAAGTGGCAGTTCCGGGTCACGTTCAACCCTCGAGAGGGTGCCGTGCTTCACGACCTTCGGTACGAGGGCCGAAGTGTGCTGTATCGTCTAGCCGTCAGTGAAATG ACCGTCCCATACGCTGACCCTCGTACCCCGTATCATCGCAAGCAGGCTTTCGATTTTGGCGATGGAGGTCTAGGTAATGCAGTCAACAACCTGACCCTTGGTTGTGACTGTCTTGGCGTTATCAAG TATTTCGACGGCGTGCTCGTCGACAACGAGGGCAACGCAACAGCAACCAAGAACGTCATCTGCCTCCACGAACAAGACAACGGCATCAACTGGAAGCACACCAACTGGCGCACCGGCCGAGCCGTAGTCACGCGTCGTCGAGAGCTCGTCGTTCAGTTTATCATCACGCTTGCCAACTACGAGTATGTTTTCAacttcaagctcgaccaagcagccggcatcgtcgtcgaggcccGGGCGACAGGAATCGTCTCGGTTGTCAACCTGGACCTCGGGAAGACGGCACCCTGGGGAAACGTGGTCAACCCTGGGGTTTTGGCTCAGAATCACCAGCACGTCTTTTGCGTGCGTATTGATCCGGCCATTGATGGGAACAACAATACGGTGGTGCAAGAAGAAAGTCTGCCTGTTGCCATGGACCCCAAGACAAACCCCTATGGCAATCTCTACGAAGTTCGAAAAACACCCATCGCCAAGTCCGGCGGCTTCGACGTAGAACCTCTCAACAACCGCGTTTTCAAGGTCCAGAATACTGAAAAGATCAACCCGATATCTGGCAGGCCCGTCGGCTACAAGCTGGTTACCCCTGCCACGCAGAAGCTCCTCGCAGACCCCCGCAGCGTGCAGGCAAAGCGAGCCCTCTTTACACAACATCACCTCTGGGTCACGAAGTACAAGGATGAAGAGCTATACGCCGCCGGACGATACACCCACTTGGGCAAGAACGAGACAGGAGGCGTCACCGACGCCGCAGCGCGAAACGACGATGTCCTCAATGAAGATGTTGTCCTCTGGAGCTGCTTCGGTCTCACGCACAACCCGCGTGTTGAGGATTGGCCCGTAAT GCCCGTCGAGATTCTTCAGGTTTCTCTCACGCCTTCGGACTTTTTCACGCAGAACCCTGCTATTGACGTGCCTTCGGATAAGGACCTGGGTTCCCAATCAGCAGATGGATGCTGCAGGGAGCCTAGGCTATGA
- a CDS encoding Phosphoinositide phospholipase C produces the protein MKASFQDKHEDEAKGLGLELRNTTSASSRTSSSHGSLSEKDKGLAIEPRVLHGYTLTREVSFRDVCVAIRDSAFAANDLPVIVSLEVHCCAEQQLVMVRIMREIWDGLLLEKPEVEPVELPSPNSLRNKLLIKVKYAPPEEPVSATSSGDEEGNKSVTSNKMTQELSSMGIYTRGMSFKVLDAPEASNPMHVFSLSETKVQDVLDTAAYELFNHNRYYFMRTYPSGARIDSSNMDPSSFWRKGIQMVALNWQTWDTGMMINHGMFADTQDWILKPPGYRPHLRGKPASNIINTKDIKLSITFYSGQNIPLPKGYTSPRKFSPYVNVELHVEGPGDDHSVESETYERDEKYTDFTTSHKGCDIDFQQDHISFPHINGVLEELSWVSLQVMDEGFKWDQLAGWACIRLDRLGNGYRFVHLLDGQGTPTEGVILVNVEKIVT, from the exons ATGAAGGCCTCGTTTCAAGACAAGCACGAAGATGAGGCTAAAGGGCTGGGACTCGAGCTACGGAACACGACatcagcttcttcaaggacTTCTAGCAGCCACGGTTCATTATCTGAGAAAGACAAAGGGTTAGCTATTGAGCCCCGAGTTCTGCATGGATACACTCTCACTAGGGAGGTCTCTTTCCGTGACGTTTGCGTCGCCATACGGGACAGCGCCTTCGCCGCTAACGACCTCCCCGTCATTGTATCTCTAGAAGTTCACTGCTGTGCTGAGCAACAACTTGTCATGGTTCGTATCATGCGCGAGATTTGGGATGGCTTACTTTTGGAAAAACCTGAAGTTGAGCCAGTGGAGCTACCAAGCCCAAATTCCTTGCGCAATAAGTTGCTTATAAAAGTTAAGTACGCGCCGCCTGAAGAGCCTGTATCTGCTACAAGCAgtggcgatgaagagggaaACAAGTCTGTCACTTCAAACAAGATGACCCAAGAGCTGAGCAGCATGGGTATTTACACTCGCGGCATGTCTTTCAAGGTTCTTGACGCCCCAGAAGCATCAAATCCGATGCATGTTTTCTCATTATCGGAGACAAAAGTGCAAGACGTGCTGGATACAGCCGCCTACGAACTTTTCAACCACAACAGATACTATTTCATGAGGACGTATCCCAGCGGTGCCCGTATCGATTCATCCAACATGGATCCGTCGAGCTTCTGGAGAAAGGGTATTCAGATGGTAGCTCTGAACTGGCAGACGTGGGATACAGGAATGATGATAAACCATGGCATGTTTGCAGACACACAAGACTGGATTTTGAAGCCTCCGG GATATCGCCCGCATCTCCGGGGAAAACCAGCCTCAAACATAATCAACACGAAAGACATTAAACTTTCCATCACCTTCTACTCCGGTCAAAACATCCCCCTTCCGAAAGGTTACACGTCCCCACGGAAATTTAGCCCGTATGTCAATGTGGAACTTCACGTCGAAGGACCTGGCGATGATCACAGCGTCGAAAGCGAGACATATGAGCGTGACGAAAAGTATACTGATTTCACAACCTCACACAAAGGTTGCGACATCGACTTCCAACAAGATCACATTAGTTTCCCGCACATTAACGGGGTCTTGGAAGAGCTATCGTGGGTGAGCCTTCAGGTTATGGATGAGGGTTTCAAGTGGGATCAGTTGGCAGGGTGGGCGTGTATACGGCTGGATCGGCTGGGAAATGGGTATCGGTTTGTGCATCTGTTGGACGGTCAAGGGACGCCAACAGAGGGCGTGATCTTGGTAAATGTTGAGAAGATCGTAACTTGA